A window of the Echeneis naucrates chromosome 3, fEcheNa1.1, whole genome shotgun sequence genome harbors these coding sequences:
- the zdhhc1 gene encoding palmitoyltransferase ZDHHC1 isoform X1, producing MDICSRNPNRTAPVGEDGPHRADVPLCSRTNGWSWPPHPFQLLAWLLYVYFAVTGFGVFVPLLPAHWIPAGYICTGITFVCHLCVHVLAVSIDPADYNVRTKRDKGPVPVFDRSKHAHVIENCHCYLCQVDVGPKSKHCSACNKCVANFDHHCRWLNNCVGSRNYKLFLHSVVSALLGVCLVLVVASYVFIEFFLDPSKLRTDKHFLVRNETGVWFVFLPVAPVRSAAAVIPGLAAGTIALGLLSSVLLCHLLCFHLYLMWNRLSTYEYIVRQRHRQDNRSSRKAVETTAPSVVKDVNYSGTLGYTNPQLDAEEPTTVSVQGEAEFLANGRVRTVSSPVVEEEAPPTISTELKAAANTHRRTQKKKKKVHKVPAEVTRERCPSIALPPAEPSSQSAALLGQRLSFPAFPLRASLPPGALSSGPVQAAAPPAEYHSDSAESLEEIPVALAKLGSSSSAAAADTSKSSHRAVPALSLPSPQPRTKRKAPATRTQKSLVELRFEMASVQPPTVFVSRASGEAAEPREEVLSLGRRQTGSRPGTHVSLGSGVASWMER from the exons ATGGATATATGTAGTAGGAACCCAAACCGCACAGCACCGGTGGGTGAGGACGGTCCGCATCGAGCTGACGTACCGCTCTGCTCTCGGACCAACGGCTGGAGCTGGCCACCGCATCCCTTCCAGCTGCTGGCCTGGCTGCTCTACGTCTACTTTGCTGTCACCGGCTTTGGCGTGTTTGTCCCCCTGCTGCCTGCACACTGGATCCCTGCAGGCTACATC tgtactGGCATCACATTTGTCTGCCACCTTTGTGTCCACGTGCTGGCTGTGTCCATCGACCCAGCTGACTACAACGTCAGAACGAAGCGGGACAAAGGTCCAGTCCCTGTGTTTGACCGCTCCAAACATGCACACGTCATTGAGAACTGCCACTGCTACCTCTGCCAGGTGGACGT GGGGCCAAAATCAAAGCACTGCAGTGCTTGTAACAAGTGTGTTGCTAACTTCGACCATCACTGTCGGTGGCTCAACAACTGTGTTGGCAGCAGAAACTACAA GCTGTTCCTCCACAGTGTGGTTTCGGCTCTGTTGGGGGTCTGCCTGGTTCTGGTCGTGGCCTCTTACGTCTTCATTGAATTCTTCCTGGACCCATCCAAACTACGCACTGACAAACACTTCCTGG TGAGGAATGAAACAGGCGTGTGGTTCGTGTTCCTGCCAGTGGCTCCGGTCCGATCGGCAGCCGCTGTGATTCCTGGTCTGGCTGCCGGCACCATCGCTCTGGGTCTTTTGTCCTCAGTGCTGCTGTGCCACCTGCTCTGCTTCCACCTCTACCTGA tGTGGAACAGACTCAGTACCTATGAATACATTGTGCGTCAACGTCATCGTCAGGACAACAGAAGCTCCAGGAAAGCAGTGGAGACAACTGCTCCTTCAGTGGTCAAG GATGTGAACTACTCGGGGACTCTGGGCTACACCAATCCTCAGCTGGACGCGGAGGAACCTAccactgtgtctgtgcaggGGGAGGCAGA gttcCTGGCTAATGGCAGAGTGAGGACTGTGTCCAGTCCTGTCGTTGAGGAAGAAGCTCCACCCACCATCTCTACAgagctgaaagcagcagcaaacacacatcgACGCACACAG aaaaagaagaaaaaagtccaTAAAGTTCCAGCTGAGGTGACCAGAGAACGCTGCCCGAGTATAGCCCTGCCTCCAG CAGAGCCCAGCAGTCAGTCCGCTGCATTGCTGGGTCAGCGACTCTCTTTCCCAGCATTCCCTCTGAGGGCCTCCCTTCCACCTGGAGCCCTCAGCTCGGGCCCCGTCCAGGCCGCAGCTCCTCCTGCTGAGTACCACTCGGACTCTGCAGAGTCTCTGGAGGAGATCCCGGTGGCGTTAGCCAAACTGGGCTcctcatcttctgctgctgctgcagacaccTCCAAGTCTTCTCACAGAGCCGTCCCAGCATTATCCCTGCCCTCTCCTCAGCCCAGGACTAAAAGGAAGGCCCCTGCCACCCGCACACAGAAGAGCTTGGTGGAGCTCAGGTTTGAGATGGCGTCTGTCCAACCCCCCACTGTGTTCGTGAGCCGGGCCAGTGGGGAGGCTGCCGAGCCCCGAGAGGAAGTCCTCAGTCTCGGGAGGAGGCAGACTGGCTCCAGACCCGGGACTCATGTGTCGCTGGGCTCAGGTGTGGCCTCCTGGATGGAGCGATGA
- the zdhhc1 gene encoding palmitoyltransferase ZDHHC1 isoform X2, with amino-acid sequence MDICSRNPNRTAPVGEDGPHRADVPLCSRTNGWSWPPHPFQLLAWLLYVYFAVTGFGVFVPLLPAHWIPAGYICTGITFVCHLCVHVLAVSIDPADYNVRTKRDKGPVPVFDRSKHAHVIENCHCYLCQVDVGPKSKHCSACNKCVANFDHHCRWLNNCVGSRNYKLFLHSVVSALLGVCLVLVVASYVFIEFFLDPSKLRTDKHFLVRNETGVWFVFLPVAPVRSAAAVIPGLAAGTIALGLLSSVLLCHLLCFHLYLMWNRLSTYEYIVRQRHRQDNRSSRKAVETTAPSVVKDVNYSGTLGYTNPQLDAEEPTTVSVQGEAEFLANGRVRTVSSPVVEEEAPPTISTELKAAANTHRRTQKKKKKVHKVPAEVTRERCPSIALPPEPSSQSAALLGQRLSFPAFPLRASLPPGALSSGPVQAAAPPAEYHSDSAESLEEIPVALAKLGSSSSAAAADTSKSSHRAVPALSLPSPQPRTKRKAPATRTQKSLVELRFEMASVQPPTVFVSRASGEAAEPREEVLSLGRRQTGSRPGTHVSLGSGVASWMER; translated from the exons ATGGATATATGTAGTAGGAACCCAAACCGCACAGCACCGGTGGGTGAGGACGGTCCGCATCGAGCTGACGTACCGCTCTGCTCTCGGACCAACGGCTGGAGCTGGCCACCGCATCCCTTCCAGCTGCTGGCCTGGCTGCTCTACGTCTACTTTGCTGTCACCGGCTTTGGCGTGTTTGTCCCCCTGCTGCCTGCACACTGGATCCCTGCAGGCTACATC tgtactGGCATCACATTTGTCTGCCACCTTTGTGTCCACGTGCTGGCTGTGTCCATCGACCCAGCTGACTACAACGTCAGAACGAAGCGGGACAAAGGTCCAGTCCCTGTGTTTGACCGCTCCAAACATGCACACGTCATTGAGAACTGCCACTGCTACCTCTGCCAGGTGGACGT GGGGCCAAAATCAAAGCACTGCAGTGCTTGTAACAAGTGTGTTGCTAACTTCGACCATCACTGTCGGTGGCTCAACAACTGTGTTGGCAGCAGAAACTACAA GCTGTTCCTCCACAGTGTGGTTTCGGCTCTGTTGGGGGTCTGCCTGGTTCTGGTCGTGGCCTCTTACGTCTTCATTGAATTCTTCCTGGACCCATCCAAACTACGCACTGACAAACACTTCCTGG TGAGGAATGAAACAGGCGTGTGGTTCGTGTTCCTGCCAGTGGCTCCGGTCCGATCGGCAGCCGCTGTGATTCCTGGTCTGGCTGCCGGCACCATCGCTCTGGGTCTTTTGTCCTCAGTGCTGCTGTGCCACCTGCTCTGCTTCCACCTCTACCTGA tGTGGAACAGACTCAGTACCTATGAATACATTGTGCGTCAACGTCATCGTCAGGACAACAGAAGCTCCAGGAAAGCAGTGGAGACAACTGCTCCTTCAGTGGTCAAG GATGTGAACTACTCGGGGACTCTGGGCTACACCAATCCTCAGCTGGACGCGGAGGAACCTAccactgtgtctgtgcaggGGGAGGCAGA gttcCTGGCTAATGGCAGAGTGAGGACTGTGTCCAGTCCTGTCGTTGAGGAAGAAGCTCCACCCACCATCTCTACAgagctgaaagcagcagcaaacacacatcgACGCACACAG aaaaagaagaaaaaagtccaTAAAGTTCCAGCTGAGGTGACCAGAGAACGCTGCCCGAGTATAGCCCTGCCTCCAG AGCCCAGCAGTCAGTCCGCTGCATTGCTGGGTCAGCGACTCTCTTTCCCAGCATTCCCTCTGAGGGCCTCCCTTCCACCTGGAGCCCTCAGCTCGGGCCCCGTCCAGGCCGCAGCTCCTCCTGCTGAGTACCACTCGGACTCTGCAGAGTCTCTGGAGGAGATCCCGGTGGCGTTAGCCAAACTGGGCTcctcatcttctgctgctgctgcagacaccTCCAAGTCTTCTCACAGAGCCGTCCCAGCATTATCCCTGCCCTCTCCTCAGCCCAGGACTAAAAGGAAGGCCCCTGCCACCCGCACACAGAAGAGCTTGGTGGAGCTCAGGTTTGAGATGGCGTCTGTCCAACCCCCCACTGTGTTCGTGAGCCGGGCCAGTGGGGAGGCTGCCGAGCCCCGAGAGGAAGTCCTCAGTCTCGGGAGGAGGCAGACTGGCTCCAGACCCGGGACTCATGTGTCGCTGGGCTCAGGTGTGGCCTCCTGGATGGAGCGATGA